Below is a genomic region from Castanea sativa cultivar Marrone di Chiusa Pesio chromosome 2, ASM4071231v1.
aaaatgaatGCCAGCAATagatatttatgaaattatcGTAAAGGAATAACAGAACCAAGAAAAAACATCTAACAATCATTCAAAGGTGTACATATGCCCAACAGGAAAGTACAATGCTTAAAGCTATAAATTGAAGTATTTCTATTGATTATTGAATACAGGTGAGAAAGTTTGATTACTGTGGAGATTTTTGGCCTAGCTTCCATAGCAAGAGATCTAAATCATTCTATTGACTTTATCTGTATATCTGCCTAGGATAAAAGTTTCCCCCTTGGCTGGTGTGCGCATGAATTAGAGAGAAGGGAGTGAGAGATAGGAGATGTCATTGCTAAACGTCTTTTAGACAATTATTGTATTGCATTAGGTTGCTGATGTATCCATCATAAGTGATGCAGCTAAAAGTGCAATTACTTCTAAAcatgaatttataaattttaaaataaatagataaataacaTATGAATATTTTGTAATGTTGATATTACATGGATAgataaatttctcaaaaaaagaaaaaagaaaaaaaaatacctgtAAAGATAACAAGACCATCAGAAGACACTCTAGCAATTTCTGGAAGGGTCTTGTTCAGGAATTTTGTAGACAGGTAATCCAACGTGTCTGACACAATAACAAGAGAAAAAGATTTTGCTTTATAGGGTAGAGGGAACTTGATATCAGCCACACGAACAATGCCTTTGTGCACAAGACTCTTGCAGATTCCATCAGCATCCTCTATGTCATATGGTTCCACACCCCATGCCTCAGTTTCCTCTTCTTTTAACAATTTGGAGACCACTGAACAAGTATCAGGGCCCACATGCAAAACTTTGCGCATGCTGTCACCATATGCTTTCTTTAGAAAAGGTATTGCTCTCTCAACTTCTGCGGTGCATGAAAAGTCACCTGCAAGATGCAATGAATTTCCACCttgaatttaagaaaatagTTAAAGGGCCATATTGCTATCAGTGAATTCTTTGcactgacttttttttttggtgggggggaGAGGAGAATGACTTAAAACCTCAATCTTGGCCAATGAGGATGGAAACTGTATCAGCTTATAGCTTCAAATTCATCAATTATCAATATGGTTCAATTCAAAACACATCTGACACTATCAGAACTTGTTCACTGTTAAATGCTGCATGACACATATATAGGAGCAAAGGACAACCTACTCAAGGTGGTGAATCATAAGGTTACCATGTAAAGCATATAACAGCGAAACATATTGccttaaataacattttaagtTAGAAATTTTCCCTACATAACTTTTTTCTCAGATTACGAATAATAAGATTTTCTAAATTATGGTCCCttattgttttgggtttttttggggggggaggAGAATGGAGGACATTCAAATCCAGAAACTTTGACCTTGGCATGCaacaaaatcaaagattaaaaGCACATTTCAATGATCATCCACTATACTTAaccaaaataaagttttacttGATTGAAGGTCTCCAcgatatcctttttttttatttgtaagcaACACATGCATCCAGTGGGTCATGAACCCACAATCTCATCCTCCACCTTACTCTTACAAGGGGAGGGAGCATCATTTGAGCTAGAGTTCATTGGCAAGTTTTATCCCATATTTAGAATACCTGATGCTTCTACCAAAAGCAACACTTGGAGAACATTCATCAATACACAAGCTGCCCATCTTAGTCTATATGTACACCATTGAAATAAGTATTTAATTTGGTTCACAATAAAAGATAAAGGAGGAAGTCGTGCCCTCTCACCTAGGTCCAACTTTCTCTATATGTACACCATTGATATAAGTATTTAATTTGGTTCACGATAAAAGATAAAGCAGGAAGTTGTGCCCTCTCACCTAGGTCCAACTTTCTCTCTCGAAAGAGCATGGACAGGCTTTTCATTATATGCCCATAAGCTTAGGTGCCTCCAAtgtacacaaaaaataaaaattctcccCAATATTTCAAGCAGCTTAACGTCGAGATACAATtgcaaactatatatatataacatgccTAGACCTTTATATGTcattcaaaaggaaaaattaagCAGCAACATTTTTGTGTGTTGGGGGTGGACGTGGGGGTTGGGAGGCCAAACAAATATACCTTCAATCTTGCTATCTGCTTCTCTACTTCCTCCAAATGCACCTGTATtgttaaaaatgatattttaattaatgcattaatttgataataattaaaataactaaagagACATTTTGATCTAAAAAGAAAGCACACAAAGAAGTGATTCATGTTGTTCCGTAGCTACATTTGACAGCAAGAAGCCGAAAATGGCATGCCTAACCTATTGAATTTAAAAGGTATTTACCATTTAATGTAATGACAAAGAGTAGTGTacacaaaccaaacacaaacctGAGCGACGAGAACTTCGAGAAGCATAGCCGATAAGAAGGATTACTCCCTGCAAGTTTCAACCAGGAGACAAAAAGAAGCTATCAGGATTTTAACTAATAACTTTTGCTATCATTTGTACTATTTAAAATACGGGCTTAAAAATGACAGGAAAAATACGATTAGTAAACAAACATGATGATCTCTAGCTGAAATAGCAACTACACACAAATACGgactaaaatataaattggcAAAAAGATAAGTGATGTTTAGATATGAACAATACCAGAACGACAAGAACTACAGATACTAAGGgagaagattttgattttgaatttataactCCCAAAAACGGAAGACTTCCACCACGCCGTGTGGAGCCTACTTGCCTCCTTGACATAGCCACTTTTGTATAAAACAATGCGTCCACAAAACTGAACTATAccctgtttaaaaaaaattccatggCGAAAAATTAGCTTTCACAGGACAACAAACCATATAAACATAGTAAATCTTCACCGGTTAAAGAAGCGTATGGAAGAAACGAATGTGATAAAATCACAGATATTTTTACATAAGCCACTAGTGAAAATTGCAAGATAGAAGTATATTTATACATTCTAATTCACAATCATTAAATTGTtatgtcaaatatatatatatatatatatatatatatatatatatatatatatatatatattaaagttgcATAAACTCAGAGGTGTTTccagaaaatcgagttttagctGCATTTGTGTATGAAGCTGCTTATCTAAACATGAAGAACTCTATAAGGCATTGTGGGGTTGGTTTGTTTGGAAATGAAATTGAATTGCAGGTGATTGAGCTTTGGCCCCTTctgtttaaatatataaatatttgacCATATATGGTGTTTTAGCTTCCAAGAAAAGATCCCAATCCACTTTAAGTAACAGCATAATTTAACATTCAATGCCAAATTAAAAAAGATCCAATAAATTCAACACCTTTTTCTTCCCCAATATCTaaggaaacaaacaaagagctctgaaaataaaagaatactTAAGATCTCCATTAATCAACTTAGTCATAGtagaattatataaaaaaaaactgcactTCAAATACCAAATCCACATCCAAAATCAGAAACAGAAAACAGAATAGACAAAAGTGATCACTCATTCAATACATAGTGACAGAATGCAATGGAAACCATAAACGGTGCACTCAGAtccatatacatatataaatgattGCGCGTTAAGAACCAATTGATATCGATTCAACACCATAATGAGACGAGCAAAGTTTTCAATAAGCATGAAATCCGAAAAGaagcagagaaagagagagagaagtcacCTCAGATCAGGAAATGAGCGAAGCGCATTGAGGTTTGGATCTTAGATCTGTTGCGTTGCGTTGCGTTGAACTGTGTGAATGCTCTGCTTTTTTAGTTTGCGATGGAgattggagagagaaagagagagagagagagagagagaagtggtGGAGTTGAATTTAAATGCGAATGGTACTTTTTATGTTGGATGCGACGTGAATTTTGGATACGTTACTGTTTGTTTCACTCTGTGGGTGTGTGTTTGTCTTTGTATGATGATAAACATAACGCGCGCAGCACCACGCGATAATCTTAATAAGTAGTTGTAGTTGTAGTTGTAgttgtttgattaattttatgGCATCTTGTGTCGGCGACGTAATATTAATAGAAGATCCATTCTATTTGGCCCATTAATGCCCCATTGCTTTCAGTCCCAGATTCAGATCCAAGTCTAGACTCTGactgtttagcaaaaaaaaaaagtgtagacTCTGACTATATGAGTGTGGTCGATATGTTTTTGAGATGGTTACTTTCATAATATTTACCCCATAAATATTAGTTGGTAAGTTATTAcaggttttttatttaaatttaatattaaaattatttttttatctattagtAACAtaagtaataacttgtcatattagatttgttgtaaaaatattgtgaaaataacaTTTCTCTTTCCTATTTGGTAGGTTGGgactattctttttatttatttatgtggattttagttaactcaattggtaaagtctcgttgaaactctctcaaaaaaaatctttatatatttatttattcttgtttttgGGCTCTCTAACTCCAgcattataaattattaaaaaaaaaaattgacaacttACATCAATGTGCTAAGCTTATAGTGGTTCTCATCTAGGGAAAAATACACTCGCGTATATGTTTCTTCTTTCTCACAATTGGTGGGACTCATAACTAGTGTACTTCCTTCTCGTCTAAGTCCActattgacattatttttttacttatcactaACAATTTGTCATATTaaaatgtgtcaaattttttgtctttaGATCTTATAATTCTTAAGGTGGGTCTTTTTATAGGTTTGAATCAGCTAATCTATTGAAATTATTTGTGGTCGAATAAGAGATTGGACATTTGACTTCTGTCTCaaccaaaaaaccaaattaagaagttgataataaagaacaattgTTATGAGAATGAGACtaacataaattgaaattctatccaatcttttttttaaaataaaataaaaatggaaaaagttaaaaaatgccCCTAAGATATTGatttttgaaacatttaaagaaatatttaaagaggaaagaaaaaaaaaaaacttacttttttttacaagaaaCACTATGTccatattttcataacaaatcctaaatggTTAGTTGTTACAAGCTGTTATTGGTatgacaaaaaagtaattttagtgataaattcaaattagaaccaataacaattaacaaacTATGATCTTATgtaaaagtattatgaaaatattgtaaacgtaaaacttttattttattttttttacaaatttttatgtttctcataaatattgtattaaaattttcttaaaatgattcaTAGACAGGAGTTACCTCACCCGTTAAGAGAACCCAAATAAAAATCGGGGTCCTTCTGGTAATAAATCAATAAGAAACCTGTAGTGCTATACAGGTACAGCACCGGAACATAGAATGTGGGATCCTCTCAAGAATGAGTATGACTATGAAATGTGGGCCACTAGGCCTGGGCCACCATCTTCTTTATTCATTTCACGCGTTAATACAGATGGCAAGAATTTTGCAACTGCAACATACATAGCAGTTCTTGTGCCACAACCACCAGGATTTCAAGTTGACGTCAGAGATaagcgaaaaaataaataaataaatacacatTTATATAGTAATAATAAACTATTAACCGagacaaatatttaaaaattattattttttaatatattaagatataatcatctaccaacaaaaacaaaagacacgAAATACTGTAGTTTTTTAAAACAATCATCTATGAAAAGGGAACTTGACGCTCTTTCAAATCTTTAAAATCATCTATGATTGAATCTAAACTAAATGTTGAAGttatatctttttcaatgtaTAACATCAAAGAGTCcatcaaaaaatcattttccattttgtttCAACAGTTAATTTTGACAACTTTCATAGCTAAAAATGCTCACTCTGTAGTAACAGTAGAAACTGGAAGAGTAAGCACAAGTCTCACCATTCTATAAACAAGTTTGTAATGTTCTAAGTTTTCAGTTCTCACTAACTATTGACACAACTCAAATATactgttcaattttttgaactctGGATCTTGGACTACATTATGCTCAAAATGGTAAAGTTCGTTTTCCAACACTTGTTTGTCATAATCCGTAAAATCTTATGGATAGAAATTCTTTACCAATAAACAAAGAGCACTACTTCTAAAAGATTTTAATGTCTTTTAAGGTTTTAAAGCTGAGCTAAGCTTAAATAACTCCATTCTATTTTCACgcttatataaataattaattaaaaagtaaaaaaaaaaaaataagaagcatTATTTTGCATGATGTGTTATAATAAAAGGAAGTTTGTAGTCTCTAACAACTCCAATGTCTCTGATTCGGGTCATTGTCATAAAAACTAATCATGCAAGAGTCTCGtatgattaggttttttttttttttttttagatttaccTGGGCTCTTAAGTCTTGACTGGGCTGGCTAGCTGGAATAGGGGGCCAAGTCATTTTGAGccgaagtcttttttttttttttttgttgaaaattttagctactaaatttttttttttttggatccagGGGAGCCCGGGTCCCCTCAGGCCCTCACCTGGGTTAGTCTTTGGCCACAACTTATGGCACAATTTGTGCCACATGGGCGACCGTGATACCACAACTCGCTCGTGATGAATTGTGGCACAAGTTATGATACTAGACTTCTTCTACGTTCAAAGGAGAATTACATAGTACAGACAGCCCAATGTTGGGAAGTGGGAATTTCAACAATATCGGAATAAATCTAATGCCAAGATTTGCTACAGAgcttattataatttattgccTAATAAATTGTACgaaaattttaacatattattgtgttttttgtaCACTTTGGGCACTCCAAAGTTCAATATTATATAGGTACAAAAAAACTCAATACAAAGAAGTCGCTTCCAAAATTTAGATAAATGTTGTGTttccaaaattgaaaagaaaaattgaactCTCGAGGCTAGCTCAGCTTGAAGCTGAAGAAGGCATAAATAGAAGACATTAATACACAGATTAAGAAAACTGGGCAAGCTATTGAGCAGTTTCTCCTACCACCCAAGCCAGCTGCTTTAACTGTAAATGATGAAGCTGAGAAGAATTCTCTAAGTTGCCAATTAAGTGTACCAATAGGCATTTTGACTATGAAGCCTTAAGCTAGAAAAGAAGAACGATCCACATAACGTATAGGATAATGCATGTTACTGCTCAACTGCAATGGAATCGTCCTCTGTGCGAGGGGGCCTCCATTTTCGTTCAAATAATCCTCTTCCTACTACTCTTTGGGCCTTCGTCTTCTTGTCTTGGATCCTTAGCTTCTCATCAATAAGTTCAAGCAACTCTTGAAAACCAACTCCCATGATGGCAGATGTTCTGACATGCGGACCAGGTGGACCCTGGGATTGCAAATCCTTATCCGTTATGCAAGTTTTAGAGGACTCGCTTTTTTGGTCATGCTGAGCCCATCCCAAAAGACTTTCTTCACTAGGATTCTCTTCATCAAGCCAGCCATCTGAGTACTCACCCGGTTCATCATCCAAGGTCTCTGCAAGAGACTCTGGTAACTGTTCAGACACAATGTCATCATCATAATCATCAACTGGTTCTTCCGCTGATAGATCAGATGCAatatcatcttctttttctgAGGAACTGATGAAGTCATCTTCACCATCATTCATGCCCTCTTCTTGATAATCAATCTGAGCAATTCTCAAAAATCAGAAGAGAGCAAACTATTAAGAacttttcctccttttttttttattttttcccagTTTATCCTTCTAATCTGGAGTGGGTGGAAAAGAGGAGAAGATTGAATAGTAATACCTTATTCCAAACTTCAATCATATTCTGAAGCTTCTCCTCAGATACCCCTAACTGCTTAAGAACTTGCAACACTGTTGACCGGTGCTCATCAAGATTAGGGGCAGTAGAGTCCAATACATGCTGCaagtaaaaagaaatatatcAGATGTTCATATCATGTATCATGTTTAATATTAATTCCTGGAATTactataatttgattaatttcatTGTTGTTTACCAATATTATATCATGTATTGCAAGGTGACAAAGAAATAAAGGTGAAGCACATCATATTGTATAGCGTTATATGTTTTGTTCTAATATAACCATGACAAAGCCCATAGGGAATTTGGTTTTGTTAACGAATCATATTTAAAAGATGACTGGCAAGACAACCGAAGAAGTGAAAGAAGTTTACCAATAAAATTACAAGGGAGGCCACCCCCATGAGGtcattttcttgtttctttaaaGACACCTCTAGGGCAACATGTGATATAgtaaataccttttttttttttataggtaataacaACTTTATTGATAATGAAAGCACAATGAATT
It encodes:
- the LOC142624653 gene encoding putative pectin methylesterase CGR2 — encoded protein: MSRRQVGSTRRGGSLPFLGVINSKSKSSPLVSVVLVVLGVILLIGYASRSSRRSGAFGGSREADSKIEGDFSCTAEVERAIPFLKKAYGDSMRKVLHVGPDTCSVVSKLLKEEETEAWGVEPYDIEDADGICKSLVHKGIVRVADIKFPLPYKAKSFSLVIVSDTLDYLSTKFLNKTLPEIARVSSDGLVIFTGYPGQQRAKVAELSKFGRPAKLRSSSWWVRFFVQTSLEENEAAIKKFEQAASKNSYKPSCQIFHLNSYH